A window from Rhizosphaericola mali encodes these proteins:
- a CDS encoding YebC/PmpR family DNA-binding transcriptional regulator encodes MGRMFEVRKASKFARWDRMAKQFTRIGKEITIAVRAGGGIGDINDNPMLRRVVQNARGINMPKDRIDAAIKRAVEGKDTSNYAEVIYEGYGAHGVAILVDTSTDNTTRTVANLRSYFSRNGGALGTSGSVQFQFKQMGVFKLNPEGLDEEELELELIDAGLEEIGETETEDGKKVLELRTAFADFGNMQTALEAKSLVPISAEVEWIPNVTVPVTDEQAEEVSKLIDIIEQDDDVNKVFHNMA; translated from the coding sequence ATGGGAAGAATGTTTGAGGTCCGCAAGGCAAGTAAGTTCGCTCGTTGGGACCGTATGGCTAAACAATTTACAAGAATTGGTAAAGAAATTACGATTGCAGTAAGAGCTGGCGGCGGCATCGGAGATATCAATGACAATCCAATGTTACGTCGCGTCGTACAAAATGCACGTGGTATCAATATGCCCAAAGATCGTATTGATGCAGCTATCAAAAGAGCGGTAGAAGGAAAAGATACGAGCAACTATGCAGAGGTTATTTACGAAGGTTATGGCGCGCATGGTGTTGCAATCTTGGTAGATACGTCTACAGATAACACGACTAGAACGGTTGCTAATTTGCGTTCCTATTTTTCTAGAAATGGTGGAGCATTGGGCACTTCTGGTAGCGTACAATTTCAATTTAAACAAATGGGGGTATTCAAATTGAATCCCGAAGGTTTGGATGAAGAAGAATTAGAATTAGAGTTGATCGATGCTGGCTTGGAAGAAATTGGTGAAACAGAAACAGAAGACGGTAAAAAAGTATTGGAATTGAGAACTGCATTTGCTGATTTTGGTAATATGCAAACGGCCTTAGAAGCGAAATCTCTTGTGCCTATCAGTGCAGAAGTTGAATGGATTCCAAATGTTACCGTTCCTGTAACAGACGAACAAGCAGAAGAAGTAAGCAAATTGATTGATATTATCGAGCAAGACGATGATGTGAATAAAGTATTTCACAACATGGCTTAA
- the mutL gene encoding DNA mismatch repair endonuclease MutL: MDIIQLLPDNIANQIAAGEVIQRPASAVKELLENAVDAGATEIKLIVQDAGKALIQVVDNGKGMSFTDARLCFERHATSKIKQIEDLFNIKTMGFRGEALASVAAVAQVELKSRRKEDELGTYLEVENSEVKLHEPCAAPLGTSISMKNLFFNIPARRNFLKSNAAEMRHIVDEFIHVAMAFPALSFSLTSNGQEMFHLDSGSLKQRVVQILGNNLNSKLVNVSDHTDYLNIEGFVGKPEIARKTRGDQYFFVNNRFIKSPYLNHAVTNAFDQLLPKESFPLYVLFIELDPSEVDINVHPTKQEIKFEDEKIIYAFVQAAIKHALAQFSVAPTLDFTLNADIQNLNALTQPFSEDKQSDAQSSNLFKTFTQKNQAHFIDSSKEKKELQDWQNFFEPSVRKEENSFPEFPKDWSAAPDILTPSAVPVEHLFSEEKSEKIIPENAQYLQLHKTYILVSSDQGLCIVHQQIAHERILYEKYSQMSHEKHAAIQQLLFPSELELAPADAFLLEDLSTELKKIGYLIEKSSTNKFTILGVPVDVTDGNEMHIIELLLEQFKHFSSDIKFSKREKIVRCLARQQAIKSGKVLSQEEMQNLVEQLFSCKIFSISPTGDIPTYVLFKEDYIDRLFGMK, from the coding sequence GTGGATATCATACAATTATTACCAGATAATATAGCCAATCAGATCGCCGCCGGCGAAGTCATCCAAAGACCAGCAAGCGCCGTGAAGGAATTGTTGGAAAATGCCGTGGATGCGGGTGCGACAGAGATTAAACTCATCGTCCAGGATGCGGGTAAAGCATTGATCCAAGTGGTGGACAATGGAAAAGGAATGAGTTTTACGGATGCACGTCTATGTTTCGAAAGACATGCAACGAGCAAAATCAAACAAATAGAAGATCTTTTCAATATAAAAACGATGGGTTTCCGTGGAGAGGCTTTGGCTTCTGTGGCTGCGGTGGCACAAGTGGAATTGAAATCCAGAAGAAAAGAAGATGAATTGGGTACTTATCTCGAAGTAGAAAATAGCGAAGTAAAATTGCACGAACCATGTGCAGCGCCTTTAGGAACGAGCATCAGTATGAAAAATTTATTTTTCAATATACCGGCACGTCGCAATTTTTTGAAAAGCAATGCTGCTGAAATGCGCCATATTGTAGATGAATTTATCCATGTTGCCATGGCTTTCCCTGCTCTGTCGTTTTCATTGACAAGTAACGGACAAGAAATGTTTCATTTGGATAGTGGTAGTTTGAAACAGCGTGTGGTGCAGATTTTGGGCAATAATCTGAATTCCAAATTAGTAAATGTTTCTGATCATACAGATTATTTGAATATTGAAGGATTTGTCGGAAAACCAGAAATTGCACGTAAAACAAGAGGTGATCAGTATTTTTTCGTCAATAATCGTTTTATCAAAAGTCCGTATCTCAATCATGCAGTGACCAATGCATTTGATCAATTATTGCCAAAGGAAAGTTTCCCTTTATATGTTTTGTTTATTGAGTTGGATCCATCCGAAGTGGATATCAACGTGCATCCAACCAAACAAGAAATCAAATTTGAAGATGAAAAAATTATCTATGCATTCGTTCAAGCAGCGATAAAACATGCGTTAGCACAATTTAGCGTGGCTCCGACTTTGGATTTTACTTTGAATGCAGATATTCAAAATCTGAATGCTTTGACGCAACCTTTTTCAGAGGACAAACAATCAGATGCGCAATCATCCAATTTGTTCAAAACATTTACCCAAAAAAATCAGGCACATTTTATAGACTCGTCTAAGGAAAAAAAGGAATTGCAAGATTGGCAAAATTTCTTCGAACCTTCTGTGAGAAAAGAAGAAAATAGCTTTCCTGAATTTCCAAAAGATTGGTCCGCGGCGCCAGATATTTTGACGCCAAGTGCTGTGCCTGTAGAGCATTTATTTTCGGAAGAAAAAAGTGAGAAAATCATTCCAGAGAATGCACAATATTTGCAATTGCACAAGACTTATATTCTTGTTTCATCTGATCAAGGGTTGTGTATAGTACATCAACAAATTGCACATGAACGCATTTTGTACGAAAAATACAGCCAAATGTCGCATGAAAAACATGCTGCTATTCAACAATTATTGTTTCCTTCTGAGTTGGAATTAGCTCCAGCGGATGCCTTTCTGTTAGAAGATTTATCTACAGAATTGAAAAAGATTGGTTATTTAATCGAAAAGTCTTCGACGAATAAATTTACTATTTTAGGTGTGCCGGTCGATGTTACCGATGGTAATGAAATGCATATAATCGAATTATTATTGGAACAATTCAAACATTTCTCCAGCGACATTAAATTCAGTAAACGCGAAAAAATTGTTCGTTGTTTAGCGCGTCAACAAGCGATCAAATCTGGTAAGGTTTTAAGTCAAGAAGAAATGCAAAACCTAGTAGAGCAATTATTTAGTTGTAAAATATTTTCTATTTCACCAACGGGAGATATACCTACATACGTATTGTTTAAAGAAGATTACATTGATCGCCTGTTTGGGATGAAATAG
- a CDS encoding mechanosensitive ion channel family protein: MRLFFISPLLDVLKLKGIPEGISNIIVFLVVIVLVIFVGKILQYILRKIAVQLGKSMDKEHLFESCIKYLNCPLTFLLPFALLYGFVDYLPMSPHVNLIFLKILTFAIIISIAWIIIGLIYIARDEVYFYFHKNDTDNLKERKVTTQIQFISRILVACVVVITICVLLLSFERFRELGTTMLTGVGISGIIIGFAAQKSLGNLLAGFQIAFTQPIRLDDVLVVEGEWGRVEEITLTYVVVNIWDKRRLVLPINYFIEKPFQNWTRTTADLLGTSFLYVDYSVPLEKIRAEFTRLLEQNPIWDKKVNVVHVTDLKEKCMEIRLLMSAKESGPLFQLRCDIREGMIQYIVANYPNALSKTRIEMSKEKIVL; this comes from the coding sequence ATGAGATTATTTTTCATTTCTCCATTGCTCGATGTATTAAAATTAAAAGGAATTCCAGAAGGAATAAGTAATATTATAGTGTTCCTTGTCGTAATCGTTTTAGTGATATTTGTTGGGAAAATTTTGCAGTATATTTTACGAAAAATAGCAGTGCAATTAGGAAAATCGATGGACAAAGAGCATTTATTTGAATCTTGCATAAAATACCTTAATTGTCCCCTAACTTTTTTGCTGCCTTTTGCGTTATTGTATGGTTTTGTAGATTATCTTCCTATGTCGCCACATGTCAATCTGATTTTTCTTAAAATTTTGACATTTGCCATCATTATAAGTATTGCATGGATTATTATCGGACTTATTTATATCGCAAGAGATGAAGTATATTTTTATTTTCATAAAAATGATACCGACAATTTAAAAGAACGAAAGGTGACTACACAGATACAATTTATCAGCCGCATATTGGTGGCTTGTGTTGTCGTGATTACCATATGTGTATTGCTTTTAAGTTTCGAACGATTTAGAGAATTAGGTACGACGATGTTGACAGGTGTCGGTATTAGTGGGATTATTATTGGGTTCGCTGCACAAAAATCACTGGGAAATCTATTAGCCGGCTTTCAGATTGCATTTACACAACCAATCCGTTTGGATGATGTTTTGGTTGTGGAAGGAGAGTGGGGACGTGTAGAAGAAATAACGCTGACTTATGTGGTGGTGAATATTTGGGATAAAAGAAGATTGGTTTTGCCAATTAATTATTTCATAGAAAAACCATTTCAAAACTGGACAAGAACAACTGCCGATTTACTTGGAACTTCCTTTTTGTATGTAGATTACTCCGTTCCGTTAGAAAAAATTAGAGCAGAGTTCACTCGATTATTGGAACAAAATCCGATTTGGGATAAAAAAGTCAATGTGGTGCATGTCACGGATTTGAAAGAAAAATGTATGGAAATTCGTCTCTTGATGAGTGCCAAAGAAAGTGGTCCGCTATTTCAATTACGTTGTGATATACGCGAGGGGATGATTCAGTACATTGTTGCTAATTATCCAAATGCATTGAGTAAAACGAGGATAGAAATGTCTAAGGAAAAAATTGTGCTATAG
- a CDS encoding CobW family GTP-binding protein, which produces MENNNQAKPVTILTGFLGAGKTTFLNALIKSDTTKRPIIVENEFGEENIDSELVIGAGDKIFSFSDGCVCCSLNNELFELLRQMWSNRDKFDEMIIEATGIADPGFIAMPFMEDPNMENFYKLDRVICLVDAQFIESELENTEEARKQIAFSDILLITKTDLVDADKLHQIKHILKDINPWATVLEGNNKDGYPIDKIRQLTRENIDNAIMEDTQNQYEAEIEEEHHHDHDHEHHHHDHHDHAHEGHHHEHGEHCEHHSHHHGIESFSVKYDGVFDLEKLQDALIDILNDNDNLVYRVKGFVHVKDIPNRLVVQLVGTLLTITDGQAWKENEEKISRLVFIGKGINEEQVEKAIRDCQTKVVEKV; this is translated from the coding sequence ATGGAAAATAATAATCAAGCAAAACCAGTCACCATTCTTACAGGATTTTTGGGTGCTGGAAAAACAACTTTTTTAAACGCTTTAATTAAATCAGATACCACCAAACGTCCGATCATCGTTGAGAATGAGTTTGGCGAAGAAAATATAGATTCAGAATTGGTTATCGGAGCAGGAGATAAGATTTTCTCTTTTAGTGATGGTTGTGTTTGTTGTAGTTTGAATAATGAATTATTCGAATTATTACGCCAAATGTGGTCCAATCGTGACAAATTTGATGAAATGATTATCGAGGCGACAGGTATCGCTGATCCAGGATTTATTGCCATGCCATTTATGGAAGATCCGAATATGGAAAATTTCTACAAATTGGATCGTGTTATTTGTTTGGTGGACGCGCAATTTATCGAAAGTGAATTGGAAAATACGGAAGAGGCGCGCAAACAAATTGCCTTTAGCGATATTCTTTTAATTACAAAAACCGATTTAGTTGATGCCGATAAATTGCATCAAATTAAACATATTTTAAAAGATATCAATCCTTGGGCGACAGTTTTGGAAGGAAATAATAAAGATGGTTATCCTATCGATAAAATTCGCCAATTGACACGTGAAAATATTGACAACGCCATCATGGAAGATACGCAAAATCAATATGAAGCAGAAATAGAAGAAGAACATCATCACGACCACGATCATGAACATCATCACCATGACCACCACGATCATGCACATGAAGGACATCATCATGAACATGGAGAGCATTGTGAGCATCACAGTCACCATCACGGTATTGAGTCTTTTAGTGTAAAATATGACGGTGTATTTGATTTGGAAAAATTACAAGATGCCTTAATCGACATTTTGAATGATAATGACAATTTAGTTTATCGTGTCAAAGGATTTGTTCATGTGAAAGATATTCCAAACAGATTGGTCGTGCAGTTAGTCGGTACACTTCTAACAATTACCGACGGACAAGCTTGGAAAGAAAATGAAGAAAAAATAAGTCGTTTAGTTTTCATTGGGAAAGGAATTAACGAAGAACAAGTAGAAAAGGCAATTCGTGATTGTCAAACAAAAGTAGTTGAAAAGGTATAG
- a CDS encoding cation:dicarboxylate symporter family transporter, protein MEQKKEKSKLYKVLTNIALWVFVAIIVGTILGVTAPEMAKKMDVISHYFIEIIKVFTGPIIFLTLVTGISSMGDLKKVGRIGFKALMYFEVVSIFSLAIGILIAHYFQPGSVDISKLHHGDASKYTTGPKQDISLLHLIKTNFTLQVLIVSIITGIVVNKLKFKDKVIEKFHFVEKYVFMALKLVMYLAPLAAFGGIASAVGNYGIKTLIPLGKLVGSVYATMILFILCVLWPILHFYCKVNLFKFLQHIKEELLLVWGTSSSEPALPAMMQKLEAMGCSKSVVGLVIPTGYSFNLDGTAIYLSMSVLFIAQLYNVHLSFEELGSILLILMITSKGAAGVTGSGFVVLASTLTAIHKIPLEGLGFLLGVDKFMSEARALTNVIGNGIATIVISKSEKELHLIPGKDSIAE, encoded by the coding sequence ATGGAACAAAAAAAGGAAAAATCTAAATTATATAAAGTCTTAACTAATATTGCACTTTGGGTATTTGTGGCGATTATTGTTGGTACCATTTTGGGTGTTACTGCGCCCGAGATGGCGAAGAAAATGGATGTTATCAGCCATTATTTTATTGAAATAATCAAAGTTTTTACTGGACCGATTATCTTTTTGACTTTGGTTACGGGTATTAGTAGTATGGGTGACTTGAAAAAAGTGGGACGTATTGGATTTAAAGCGCTGATGTATTTTGAGGTGGTTTCCATTTTTTCCTTAGCTATTGGTATTTTGATCGCCCATTACTTCCAACCTGGCAGTGTGGATATATCCAAATTACATCATGGAGACGCCTCCAAATATACAACGGGTCCAAAACAAGACATTAGCCTTTTGCATTTGATTAAAACAAATTTTACACTACAGGTTTTAATCGTCAGTATCATCACTGGAATTGTAGTTAATAAATTAAAGTTCAAAGATAAAGTCATCGAAAAATTCCATTTCGTTGAAAAATATGTTTTCATGGCTTTGAAATTGGTGATGTATCTCGCTCCATTAGCCGCATTTGGAGGTATTGCTTCTGCTGTGGGTAACTATGGAATTAAAACGTTGATTCCTTTGGGTAAATTAGTAGGTTCTGTATATGCAACGATGATTTTGTTTATCCTTTGCGTATTGTGGCCGATACTCCATTTTTATTGTAAAGTCAATTTATTCAAATTTTTACAACACATTAAAGAGGAACTATTGCTCGTCTGGGGAACTTCGTCTTCCGAACCTGCATTACCAGCTATGATGCAAAAATTAGAGGCGATGGGTTGCAGTAAATCTGTCGTGGGATTGGTTATTCCGACAGGATATTCTTTTAATTTGGATGGTACGGCGATTTATTTGAGTATGTCTGTTTTGTTTATCGCGCAGTTGTACAATGTGCATTTAAGTTTTGAAGAACTAGGCTCCATACTATTGATATTAATGATAACAAGCAAAGGTGCTGCAGGTGTGACTGGAAGTGGATTTGTCGTATTAGCCTCTACATTAACGGCTATTCATAAAATCCCATTAGAGGGGTTGGGCTTTTTATTAGGGGTGGATAAGTTTATGAGTGAAGCAAGAGCCTTAACCAATGTAATCGGCAATGGAATCGCGACGATTGTTATTTCCAAAAGTGAAAAAGAATTACATTTAATTCCGGGCAAAGATTCTATTGCAGAATAA
- a CDS encoding MarR family winged helix-turn-helix transcriptional regulator: MKDNIETFRRFNRFYTNVIGLLNKQILNSGYTLIEARILYEISQKENIKALELLELLQMDKGYLSRILKKFEAQKLISRIVSSEDKRVNSLQLTNLGMDEIQKLDFASSSQAEMILRKLSTAEQITLIDAFGQITDLLNKTMTNE, translated from the coding sequence ATGAAAGACAATATTGAAACGTTTAGAAGATTTAATAGATTTTATACGAATGTCATTGGTCTATTGAATAAACAGATTTTGAATAGTGGTTATACCTTGATTGAAGCTAGGATCCTTTACGAGATTTCTCAAAAGGAGAATATAAAGGCTTTAGAATTATTGGAACTTCTACAAATGGATAAAGGTTATTTGAGTCGGATTTTGAAAAAATTTGAAGCCCAAAAACTTATCAGCCGAATTGTTTCGTCAGAGGACAAGAGAGTTAATTCACTCCAACTAACCAATCTTGGAATGGATGAAATACAAAAATTAGATTTTGCGTCTTCTTCACAAGCTGAAATGATTTTACGTAAATTATCTACTGCCGAACAAATTACTTTGATTGACGCATTTGGGCAAATAACTGATTTGTTAAATAAAACTATGACGAATGAATAA
- a CDS encoding GNAT family N-acetyltransferase — protein MNNNSTDLSKNIIVRTELKPGDASFIIYKQALLYNTEYNFGLDFENYVMKGVSEFLKNYNPDKDRVWICECDGQMIGSLVLVHKENNVAQLRYFFIDAQFRGHGLGKKLMGLFMDYYHSQKFSSAFLWTMDGLDSAIALYKKFGFCLTQEIRSKTFGKEVLEKRLDLNTSKFS, from the coding sequence ATGAATAATAATAGTACAGATTTATCAAAAAATATAATAGTTAGAACTGAATTAAAACCAGGAGATGCTTCTTTTATAATTTACAAACAAGCATTGTTGTATAATACTGAATATAATTTTGGATTAGATTTTGAAAATTATGTAATGAAAGGAGTGTCGGAGTTTCTTAAAAATTATAATCCTGACAAGGACCGTGTATGGATTTGCGAATGCGATGGTCAGATGATAGGCTCCTTGGTTTTGGTGCACAAAGAGAATAATGTAGCTCAATTGAGATATTTTTTTATTGACGCACAATTTCGTGGACATGGTCTTGGTAAAAAACTGATGGGCTTGTTTATGGATTATTATCATAGTCAAAAGTTTAGTTCAGCTTTCTTATGGACTATGGATGGATTGGATTCTGCCATAGCCTTATATAAAAAGTTTGGATTCTGCTTGACACAAGAGATTAGATCCAAGACTTTTGGTAAGGAAGTTTTGGAAAAAAGACTAGACTTAAATACTTCTAAGTTTAGTTGA
- a CDS encoding TlpA family protein disulfide reductase, with product MQKAILILFSLFTITTVIHAQESNNGKQLWAKSYLNKKAPQLQVEKWLTAQPDTAGKFILVDFWATWCGPCRKFIPSLNEFQKKFKDHLVVMGISNESEEVVHKMKTPVIEYSEAIDPKDRTSKELEIQGIPHVLLIDPKGIVRWEGFPSLQGNKLTEQTIATLIEKYKS from the coding sequence ATGCAAAAAGCAATCCTTATACTATTTTCCCTATTTACTATTACAACAGTTATTCACGCGCAAGAATCCAATAATGGGAAACAACTATGGGCAAAGTCTTATTTGAATAAAAAAGCGCCACAATTGCAAGTGGAAAAATGGTTAACCGCCCAACCTGATACTGCAGGTAAATTTATTCTAGTGGATTTTTGGGCAACTTGGTGCGGCCCATGTAGAAAATTCATTCCTTCTTTAAATGAGTTTCAAAAGAAGTTCAAAGATCATTTAGTCGTCATGGGCATAAGTAATGAATCAGAAGAAGTGGTTCATAAAATGAAAACGCCCGTAATTGAATATTCCGAAGCGATCGACCCAAAAGATCGTACTTCAAAAGAATTGGAAATTCAAGGAATTCCGCATGTATTACTCATTGATCCAAAAGGAATCGTCCGTTGGGAAGGTTTTCCATCATTACAAGGCAATAAATTGACAGAACAAACAATTGCAACACTTATAGAAAAATACAAAAGCTAA
- a CDS encoding protein-disulfide reductase DsbD family protein, giving the protein MKFFSRIILFALLMLQLSNTTQAQKTDKPTITIAANRVSDSVVNLIIHTELPTGFKLFSLASKAKDDAFISSFSLDKSLEKYTKPEDKITEDGKLQSATDADAGQEIFFFSDSNTISETLYIPASEDIRVKGTYSWLGKLNTDFPSGDTTFSVGISGNTTVATGIDTNKSSVANASVEEPTVGAKDSSALSIFWTCFLAGLIMVFTPCVFPLIPVTVSFFLKKSSTKAEGVRNAIWYSLSIILIYTIPTFIITKVAGDAAMYKIATSSVANILFFLIFLIFAISFFGAFELTLPSSWANKADEKAGKGGLLGIFFMALTLVIVSFSCTGPIVGTLLAQVSGTSAKMAPVFGMLGLSAGLAIPFSLFAFFPSLLKSLPKSGGWLNSVKVVFGFVELALAMKFLSSVDLIYGWHLLDREIFLVIWIVLSFLCGLYLLGKLKFSHDSDLKYISIPRLFFAIAVFCFGLYLFPGLWGAPLKAMSGLLPPTTTQDFNLDELQYKIGNSANVAPAAGTSAALPPKLYTDKLHDAPFGLTTYYDLDEGIAASKALNKPIMLDFTGHSCPNCRKMENEVWSNPDVLNRLRNDFVIISLYVDEYSDLPSSQVYKDKNGKEISTLGDKNLDYEKTKFGFNAQPLYMFIDADQKPLDNTKYGYDPDIQKFIKHLDLVKSNFEKEK; this is encoded by the coding sequence ATGAAATTTTTCTCACGTATAATTTTGTTTGCGTTGTTGATGTTGCAATTATCAAACACAACACAAGCACAGAAAACTGACAAACCGACCATTACGATTGCGGCGAATCGTGTGAGTGATTCTGTAGTTAATCTGATCATACATACCGAATTACCTACTGGATTCAAATTATTTTCCCTAGCTTCAAAAGCTAAAGATGATGCATTTATCTCATCATTTAGCTTAGATAAAAGTTTGGAGAAATACACCAAACCAGAGGATAAAATAACAGAAGATGGCAAATTGCAATCTGCAACTGATGCGGACGCAGGTCAAGAAATTTTCTTCTTTTCAGACAGCAATACCATATCTGAAACCTTATATATACCTGCTAGTGAAGATATCCGTGTAAAAGGAACTTACAGCTGGTTAGGCAAATTAAATACAGATTTTCCAAGTGGAGACACGACATTTTCTGTTGGGATAAGTGGCAATACAACAGTTGCAACAGGCATAGATACAAACAAATCAAGTGTTGCCAATGCGTCTGTAGAAGAGCCAACAGTTGGAGCAAAAGATTCTTCCGCATTGAGTATTTTTTGGACTTGTTTCTTAGCAGGTTTGATCATGGTGTTTACTCCTTGTGTATTCCCATTAATACCTGTTACAGTAAGTTTCTTTTTGAAAAAAAGTAGCACTAAGGCAGAAGGAGTGCGAAATGCAATTTGGTATTCGTTATCGATCATTTTGATATATACCATTCCGACTTTTATCATCACAAAAGTTGCCGGTGATGCTGCGATGTATAAAATCGCAACTAGTTCGGTTGCTAATATTTTATTCTTCTTAATCTTCTTAATATTTGCTATATCTTTCTTCGGTGCTTTTGAATTAACGCTTCCAAGTAGTTGGGCAAATAAAGCAGATGAAAAAGCTGGTAAAGGCGGTTTATTAGGAATTTTCTTCATGGCATTGACGTTGGTCATTGTATCATTCTCATGCACAGGTCCGATTGTAGGAACTTTGTTGGCACAAGTAAGTGGAACTTCTGCTAAAATGGCTCCTGTTTTTGGAATGTTAGGATTGAGTGCAGGTTTGGCTATTCCATTTTCTTTGTTTGCATTTTTCCCATCATTATTAAAATCCTTACCGAAAAGTGGTGGTTGGTTGAATAGTGTCAAAGTGGTATTCGGATTTGTAGAGTTGGCTTTGGCAATGAAATTTTTGTCTAGTGTAGATTTAATTTATGGATGGCATTTGTTGGATAGAGAAATATTCTTAGTGATTTGGATCGTATTGAGTTTCTTATGTGGCTTATATTTATTGGGTAAATTGAAATTCTCCCACGATAGCGATTTGAAATATATTTCTATCCCAAGATTATTTTTTGCCATTGCAGTCTTTTGTTTTGGCTTGTATTTATTCCCAGGACTTTGGGGGGCACCATTAAAAGCAATGAGTGGATTATTACCTCCGACAACGACACAAGATTTTAATTTGGATGAATTGCAATATAAAATTGGAAATAGTGCGAATGTAGCTCCTGCCGCAGGAACATCAGCCGCATTACCTCCAAAATTGTATACAGATAAATTACATGATGCGCCATTTGGCTTGACTACCTATTACGATTTGGATGAAGGTATCGCCGCATCCAAAGCCTTGAACAAACCAATTATGTTGGATTTCACGGGTCATTCTTGCCCTAATTGTCGTAAAATGGAAAATGAAGTTTGGAGTAATCCAGACGTATTAAATAGATTGAGAAATGATTTTGTCATTATCAGTTTGTATGTGGATGAGTATTCTGATCTTCCATCCAGCCAAGTCTATAAAGATAAAAATGGTAAAGAAATTTCAACATTGGGCGATAAGAATTTGGACTATGAAAAGACTAAATTTGGATTCAATGCACAACCTTTATACATGTTTATCGATGCAGATCAGAAGCCATTGGACAACACCAAATATGGTTATGATCCAGATATTCAAAAATTTATCAAACATTTGGATTTGGTAAAAAGCAATTTCGAAAAAGAAAAATAA
- a CDS encoding protein-disulfide reductase DsbD domain-containing protein, with protein sequence MKRSILALMLVFSVVVAFAQGNPVKWSYKAVKKGPGVYAVIITSESPAPWHIYSQTTPDGGPVPTKITFAKNPLVTLNGGVKEAGDLKTTHDKNFGVDVKYFSGKTEFTQLVKVKGKVSTNLKGTVEFMVCNDHECLPPSKQEFTVKL encoded by the coding sequence ATGAAAAGGTCAATTTTAGCTTTAATGCTTGTTTTTAGTGTTGTAGTTGCGTTCGCGCAAGGAAATCCGGTTAAATGGAGTTACAAAGCAGTGAAAAAAGGTCCTGGAGTATATGCAGTGATCATTACTTCTGAATCACCTGCTCCTTGGCACATTTATTCTCAAACAACTCCAGATGGAGGCCCAGTTCCTACCAAAATTACATTTGCAAAAAATCCATTAGTTACCTTAAACGGTGGTGTAAAAGAAGCTGGTGATTTGAAAACTACTCATGACAAAAACTTTGGAGTAGATGTAAAATATTTTTCTGGAAAAACAGAATTTACTCAATTGGTAAAAGTAAAAGGTAAAGTAAGTACTAACTTGAAAGGAACCGTAGAATTTATGGTATGTAACGACCATGAATGTTTGCCTCCATCCAAACAAGAATTTACTGTAAAACTTTAA